A stretch of Dromaius novaehollandiae isolate bDroNov1 chromosome 8, bDroNov1.hap1, whole genome shotgun sequence DNA encodes these proteins:
- the NTMT2 gene encoding N-terminal Xaa-Pro-Lys N-methyltransferase 2, which yields MAYKGAHLAFKSRWHKTDEELCRHSMSFILHKAIRNDFFQSYLYLLERLPLVKLYALTSQVINGEMQFYARAKHFYQEVPATEEGMMGDYIELSSTDIESSREFLRKFVEGVGKAGTNRALDCGSGIGRVSKHVLLPVFKSVELVDMMENFLAEVPKYLKGKEDRVEMYYCKSLQEFTPTPQRYDVIWIQWVSGYLTDKDLLKFLIRCQNGLKDNGVIILKDNVAREGCVLDCLDSSVIRDLNILHSLVEMSGLTILREERQEGFPEQCVPVWMLAMQKDPGHS from the exons ATGGCATATAAGGGAGCACATTTGGCTTTTAAGTCACGCTGGCATAAAACAGATGAAGAACTCTGTCGGCACAGCATGTCCTTCATCTTGCACAAGGCGATCCGGAATGACTTCTTTCAAAGTTACCTTTATCTGCTGGAAAGGCTTCCCCTGG TGAAACTTTATGCTTTAACAAGTCAAGTCATCAATGGTGAGATGCAGTTCTACGCCAGGGCCAAACACTTCTACCAGGAGGTGCCAGCCACAGAAGAGGGCATGATGGGAGACTACATTGAACTCTCCAGTACAGACATCGAGTCCTCCAGGGAGTTTCTCAGGAAATTTGTTGAG GGGGTGGGGAAAGCTGGCACCAACCGCGCCCTGGACTGCGGCTCTGGGATAGGTCGGGTCAGCAAGCATGTCCTGTTACCAGTTTTCAAGAGCGTGGAGCTGGTGGATATGATGGAGAATTTCCTGGCTGAGGTCCCGAAGTACCTAAAGGGCAAGGAGGACAGAGTAGAGATGTATTATTGCAAAAGCCTTCAGGAATTCACTCCAACCCCACAAAGATATGATGTCATCTGGATTCAGTGGGTTTCAG GATATCTGACAGATAAAGATCTCCTGAAGTTTCTCATCCGGTGCCAGAATGGTTTGAAGGATAACGGTGTTATCATTCTCAAGGACAATGTAGCCAGGGAGGGCTGTGTCCTGGATTGTCTGGACAGTAGTGTGATCCGAGACCTGAACATCCTCCACAGCCTCGTTGAAATGAGTGGACTCACCATCCTacgagaggagaggcaggagggatTCCCTGAGCAGTGTGTTCCCGTCTGGATGTTGGCCATGCAGAAAGACCCTGGCCATTCCTGA